CCAGGGGGCAGTGGCGGCTGGATTGTTGGGATGCGGGTCGGTCATCCTTGGCGCATCGCAAACCGCTGGGCTGATGCTGCAGGAAGTGTTGACGGCGCAGGGTGAGCGTTCCCTGGAGGAGAGTGCCGATACCGTGGTCGCGACCTTGCGTCGCGAGCGCAAGCCTTTGCCGGGATTCGGTCACCCGACGCACAAGGAAGGGGACCCACGCGCCCATCGCTTGCTGGAAGTTTCGCGAGAATTGGGTTTGGCCGGCAGGCATGTGGCGGCACTGGAGGCGGTTGCCGCCGCAGTGCCCCGGCATTTTCCCCGCCCTATTCCGCTCAATGTATCGGGAGCAATCCCTGCCGTCCTGTTGGATGCTGGCTACCCTGTTGGGGCTCTCAAGGGCGTGCCGCTGCTGGCTCGCGTGGCCAGCCTGATCGCGCACCTGCAGGAGGAGACGCGTCTGCCAATAGGCTTCGCGCTGGCTGATG
This genomic interval from Cupriavidus metallidurans CH34 contains the following:
- a CDS encoding citryl-CoA lyase produces the protein MRYTQSVAHSAKKGGRVKASSPDTKPPATAIAFVDMHGVSVHGRNLSRDLIGHMGFTEYFLFLLTSRVPDSGLVAITNACLVAIAEHGLVPSVQAARMTLAAAPDALQGAVAAGLLGCGSVILGASQTAGLMLQEVLTAQGERSLEESADTVVATLRRERKPLPGFGHPTHKEGDPRAHRLLEVSRELGLAGRHVAALEAVAAAVPRHFPRPIPLNVSGAIPAVLLDAGYPVGALKGVPLLARVASLIAHLQEETRLPIGFALADAAEHAVAYIGPEVCTA